One Paraburkholderia kururiensis DNA window includes the following coding sequences:
- a CDS encoding alpha/beta fold hydrolase, which translates to MKNVIHFSHANGFPAPTYRTLFAELADDYEIRFVERIGHDPRYPVTRDWPHLVEELLADIERSYEQPVWLVGHSLGGYLSLMAALRRPQWVRGVVMLDSPVIAGWRSSVLRVSQWTGLDERLSPAAATRTRRTHWASRDEAWRHFHAKPAFARWDERVLSDYIDFGIPQTAPDGSRSLAFDRRVEYLIYRTLPHTLGARLAHGAPVPVGFIAGTRSKEIRQVGLAATRRAAGERIEWMEGSHLYPMERPIDTARAVLGMLRRLGREG; encoded by the coding sequence TTGAAGAACGTCATTCACTTCTCGCATGCGAACGGTTTTCCGGCGCCAACCTACCGGACGCTTTTCGCCGAACTCGCCGACGACTACGAGATCCGCTTCGTCGAGCGCATTGGTCACGACCCGCGGTATCCCGTGACGCGCGACTGGCCGCATCTCGTCGAGGAACTGCTCGCCGACATCGAACGTTCGTACGAGCAGCCCGTCTGGCTTGTCGGGCATTCGCTGGGCGGCTACCTCTCGCTGATGGCGGCGTTGCGGCGCCCGCAGTGGGTGAGGGGCGTCGTGATGCTCGACTCGCCCGTGATCGCGGGCTGGCGCAGCAGCGTGCTGCGCGTTTCGCAGTGGACCGGACTCGACGAGCGGCTCTCGCCCGCCGCGGCTACGCGCACGCGCCGCACGCATTGGGCGAGCCGCGACGAGGCCTGGCGGCATTTCCATGCGAAGCCGGCGTTCGCGCGCTGGGACGAACGTGTGCTCTCCGATTACATCGACTTCGGCATTCCGCAGACGGCGCCCGACGGCAGCCGCTCGCTCGCCTTCGACCGGCGCGTCGAATATCTGATTTACCGCACGTTGCCGCACACGCTCGGCGCGCGGCTCGCGCATGGCGCGCCGGTGCCGGTCGGATTCATCGCGGGCACGCGCTCGAAGGAGATTCGTCAGGTGGGACTGGCGGCGACGCGGCGAGCCGCGGGCGAGCGCATCGAATGGATGGAAGGCAGCCATCTCTATCCGATGGAGCGACCCATCGACACTGCGCGAGCGGTGCTCGGCATGCTGCGTCGGCTCGGACGCGAAGGGTAG
- a CDS encoding CTP synthase, giving the protein MTKYVFVTGGVVSSLGKGIAAASLAAILESRGLKVTLLKLDPYINVDPGTMSPFQHGEVFVTEDGAETDLDLGHYERFISTKMRKANNFTTGQIYESVIRKERRGDYLGKTVQVIPHITNEIQAFIERGAASATCGEPDVAIVEIGGTVGDIESLPFLEAARQMSLRMGRNNACFIHLTLVPFIATAGELKTKPTQHSVQKLREIGIYPNVLLCRADRRIPDDERQKISLFSNVPQDAVISVWDVDSIYKIPQMLHDQGLDAIVCEELKLSPKPADLTVWSEMVEKLEHPKHEVTIGMVGKYVDLTESYKSLIEALKHASIHTSTKVNIEYIDSEQIETEGVESLKHLDAVLVPGGFGRRGTEGKIKAIQYAREAKVPYLGICLGMQLAVIEFARHVVGLKDANSTEFDPETPNRVVALITEWYDREGKVEKRDEESDLGGTMRLGSQRCPIKPGTMASEIYGKDVNERHRHRYEVNNRFVPQLETGGLVISARTPSEDLPEMMELPRDLHPWFVGVQFHPEFTSTPRDGHPLFKAYVEAALACQQSRVKEQA; this is encoded by the coding sequence ATGACCAAATATGTTTTCGTCACCGGCGGCGTAGTTTCCTCCCTCGGCAAGGGTATTGCCGCCGCCTCTCTCGCCGCGATCCTCGAATCGCGCGGTCTGAAAGTCACCCTCCTCAAGCTCGATCCCTACATCAACGTCGACCCCGGCACGATGAGTCCGTTTCAGCACGGCGAAGTGTTCGTGACGGAAGACGGAGCGGAAACCGATCTCGACCTCGGCCACTACGAGCGCTTCATCAGCACGAAGATGCGCAAGGCCAACAACTTCACCACGGGCCAGATCTACGAATCGGTGATCCGCAAGGAACGCCGCGGCGATTATCTCGGCAAGACGGTGCAGGTCATTCCGCACATCACCAACGAAATCCAGGCGTTCATCGAGCGCGGCGCCGCGTCGGCCACGTGTGGCGAACCGGACGTGGCGATCGTGGAAATCGGCGGCACGGTGGGCGACATCGAATCGCTGCCGTTTCTCGAAGCGGCGCGGCAGATGAGCCTGCGCATGGGCCGCAACAACGCGTGCTTTATCCACCTCACGCTGGTGCCGTTCATCGCGACGGCGGGCGAACTGAAGACCAAACCCACGCAGCACAGCGTGCAGAAGCTGCGCGAGATCGGTATCTATCCGAACGTGCTGCTGTGCCGTGCCGACCGCCGCATTCCCGACGACGAACGCCAGAAGATCTCGCTCTTCTCGAACGTGCCGCAGGACGCCGTGATTTCAGTGTGGGACGTGGACAGCATCTACAAGATTCCGCAGATGCTGCACGACCAGGGGCTCGACGCGATCGTGTGCGAGGAACTGAAGCTCTCGCCGAAGCCCGCAGACCTCACAGTGTGGTCGGAGATGGTCGAGAAGCTCGAGCATCCGAAGCATGAAGTGACCATCGGCATGGTCGGCAAGTACGTCGATCTCACCGAGTCGTACAAGTCGCTCATCGAAGCGCTCAAGCACGCGTCGATCCACACGTCGACGAAGGTCAACATCGAGTACATCGACTCCGAGCAGATCGAGACCGAAGGCGTCGAAAGCCTGAAGCATCTCGACGCCGTGCTCGTGCCGGGCGGTTTCGGCCGGCGCGGCACCGAAGGCAAGATCAAGGCGATCCAGTACGCCCGCGAGGCGAAGGTGCCGTACCTCGGCATCTGCCTCGGCATGCAGCTCGCCGTGATCGAGTTCGCGCGCCACGTGGTGGGCCTCAAGGACGCCAACAGCACCGAGTTCGATCCGGAAACACCGAACCGTGTCGTCGCGCTCATCACCGAATGGTACGACCGCGAAGGCAAGGTGGAAAAGCGCGACGAGGAGTCGGACCTGGGCGGCACCATGCGCCTCGGCTCGCAGCGTTGCCCGATCAAGCCCGGCACGATGGCGTCGGAGATCTACGGCAAGGACGTCAACGAGCGTCACCGTCACCGCTATGAAGTCAACAACCGCTTCGTGCCGCAACTGGAGACGGGCGGCCTCGTCATCAGCGCCCGCACGCCGAGCGAAGATCTGCCGGAAATGATGGAGTTGCCGCGCGACCTGCACCCGTGGTTCGTCGGCGTGCAGTTTCACCCCGAATTCACGTCGACGCCGCGCGACGGTCATCCGCTTTTCAAGGCGTATGTCGAAGCGGCGCTCGCTTGCCAACAGTCGCGCGTCAAGGAGCAGGCATGA
- the kdsA gene encoding 3-deoxy-8-phosphooctulonate synthase encodes MKLCGFEVGLDKPFFLIAGTCVVESEQMTIDTAGRLKEICAKLGVPFIYKSSYDKANRSSGKSFRGLGMDEGLRILGEVKRQLGLPVLTDVHSEAEIEPVAAVVDVLQTPAFLCRQTDFIHACARSGKPVNIKKGQFLAPHDMKNVIDKAREAAREAGLSEDRFLACERGVSFGYNNLVSDMRSLAIMRETGAPVVFDATHSVQLPGGQGTSSGGQREFVPVLARAAVATGVAGLFMETHPRPAEAKSDGPNAVPLHRMADLLETLLTLDEAVKRKPFLEHDFN; translated from the coding sequence ATGAAGCTGTGCGGGTTCGAGGTCGGTCTCGACAAGCCGTTCTTCCTGATCGCGGGCACCTGCGTGGTCGAGTCGGAGCAGATGACGATCGACACGGCCGGGCGTCTCAAGGAAATTTGCGCGAAGCTCGGCGTGCCGTTCATCTACAAGTCCTCGTACGACAAGGCCAATCGCAGCAGCGGCAAGTCGTTTCGCGGGCTGGGTATGGACGAAGGGCTGCGTATCCTCGGTGAAGTGAAGCGTCAGCTCGGCCTGCCGGTGCTCACCGACGTGCACAGCGAAGCGGAAATCGAACCGGTAGCGGCGGTGGTGGACGTGCTGCAGACGCCGGCGTTCCTCTGCCGTCAGACCGACTTCATCCACGCCTGCGCGCGCTCGGGCAAGCCTGTCAACATCAAGAAGGGCCAGTTTCTCGCGCCGCACGACATGAAGAACGTGATCGACAAGGCACGCGAAGCGGCGCGCGAGGCCGGGCTCTCCGAAGATCGCTTTCTTGCCTGCGAACGCGGCGTTTCATTCGGTTACAACAATCTCGTCTCGGACATGCGCTCGCTTGCGATCATGCGCGAGACGGGCGCGCCGGTCGTGTTCGACGCCACGCACTCGGTGCAGTTGCCGGGCGGGCAGGGCACGAGTTCGGGCGGTCAGCGCGAGTTCGTGCCGGTGCTCGCGCGCGCGGCCGTCGCGACGGGCGTGGCCGGGCTCTTCATGGAAACCCATCCGCGCCCGGCCGAGGCGAAGTCGGACGGTCCCAACGCGGTGCCGCTCCACCGCATGGCGGACCTGCTCGAAACGCTGCTCACGCTCGACGAGGCCGTGAAGCGCAAGCCGTTCCTCGAGCACGATTTCAACTGA
- the eno gene encoding phosphopyruvate hydratase, whose translation MSAIVDIIGREILDSRGNPTVECDVLLESGTMGRAAVPSGASTGSREAIELRDGETGRYGGKGVLKAVEHINTEISEAIMGLDASEQAFLDKTLLELDGTDNKSRLGANALLAVSMAVAKAAAEEAGLPLYRYFGGSGAMQLPVPMMNIVNGGAHANNSLDIQEFMIVPVSQPTFREALRCGAEVFHALKKILSDRGMSTAVGDEGGFAPNFGSNDECLSTILQAIEKAGYRAGEDVLLALDCAASEFYHDGKYQLAGEGLQLSSAEFTDYLATLADKFPIVSIEDGMHEGDWDGWKLLTERLGKKIQLVGDDLFVTNTRILKEGIEKGIANSILIKINQIGTLTETFAAIEMAKRAGYTAVISHRSGETEDSTIADIAVGLNAGQIKTGSLSRSDRISKYNQLLRIEEDLGDIASYPGKSTFYNLR comes from the coding sequence ATGAGTGCAATCGTAGACATCATCGGTCGTGAGATTCTGGATTCGCGAGGCAACCCCACCGTCGAATGCGACGTGTTGCTCGAGTCGGGCACGATGGGCCGCGCGGCGGTGCCGTCGGGCGCATCCACCGGCTCGCGCGAGGCGATCGAACTGCGCGACGGCGAAACCGGCCGCTACGGCGGCAAGGGCGTGCTGAAGGCGGTCGAGCACATCAACACCGAGATTTCCGAAGCGATCATGGGCCTCGACGCGTCGGAACAGGCGTTCCTCGACAAGACGCTGCTGGAGCTCGACGGTACGGACAACAAGTCGCGTCTGGGCGCCAACGCGCTGCTCGCGGTGTCCATGGCCGTGGCGAAGGCCGCCGCCGAAGAAGCCGGCTTGCCGCTGTACCGCTATTTCGGCGGCTCGGGCGCGATGCAACTGCCGGTTCCGATGATGAACATCGTCAACGGCGGCGCGCACGCGAACAACAGCCTCGACATCCAGGAATTCATGATCGTGCCGGTGAGCCAGCCGACCTTCCGCGAAGCGTTGCGTTGCGGCGCGGAAGTGTTCCACGCGCTCAAGAAGATTCTCTCGGACCGCGGCATGAGCACGGCCGTGGGCGACGAAGGCGGCTTCGCGCCGAACTTCGGCAGCAACGACGAATGCCTCTCCACGATTCTCCAGGCCATCGAAAAGGCCGGCTACCGTGCCGGTGAAGACGTGCTGCTCGCGCTCGACTGCGCGGCGAGCGAGTTCTATCACGACGGCAAGTACCAGCTCGCGGGCGAAGGCCTGCAACTGTCGTCGGCCGAGTTCACCGACTACCTCGCCACGTTGGCCGACAAATTCCCGATCGTCTCGATCGAAGACGGCATGCACGAAGGCGACTGGGACGGCTGGAAGCTGCTGACGGAGCGCCTCGGCAAGAAGATCCAGCTGGTGGGCGACGACCTGTTCGTCACGAACACGCGCATCCTGAAGGAAGGCATCGAGAAGGGCATCGCGAACTCGATCCTCATCAAGATCAACCAGATCGGCACGCTGACCGAAACGTTCGCCGCCATCGAGATGGCCAAGCGCGCGGGCTACACGGCTGTGATTTCGCACCGCTCGGGCGAAACCGAAGATTCGACCATTGCCGACATCGCCGTGGGCCTGAACGCCGGCCAGATCAAGACCGGTTCGCTCTCGCGCAGCGACCGCATCTCGAAGTACAACCAGTTGCTGCGCATCGAGGAAGACCTCGGCGATATCGCGAGCTACCCGGGCAAGTCGACGTTCTACAATCTGCGTTGA
- the ftsB gene encoding cell division protein FtsB, which produces MRLVTVVLIILLVLIQYPLWWGHGGWLRVHELQQQLAEQQKKNADEKLRNERIAGEVQDLRSGTAAVEERARYEMGMVKDSEVFVQFVSPNAPLPASNNVAPNTSTRGEVSAAPVRVVPNPESRAKPDKKHARAAKDAHGKNVKPKGAG; this is translated from the coding sequence ATGCGGCTTGTCACTGTCGTTCTGATCATTCTGCTGGTGTTGATCCAGTACCCGCTCTGGTGGGGGCATGGCGGCTGGCTGCGTGTCCATGAACTGCAGCAGCAACTTGCCGAACAGCAGAAGAAAAACGCGGACGAAAAGCTGCGCAACGAGCGCATTGCCGGCGAGGTGCAGGATCTGCGGAGCGGGACGGCCGCCGTGGAGGAACGGGCCCGCTACGAGATGGGCATGGTGAAGGACAGCGAAGTATTCGTACAGTTTGTCTCGCCGAATGCGCCGCTGCCTGCATCAAACAACGTGGCGCCGAATACCTCGACGCGTGGGGAAGTTTCGGCCGCGCCCGTGCGGGTAGTGCCGAACCCCGAGTCCCGCGCGAAGCCGGATAAGAAACACGCGCGCGCCGCAAAGGACGCGCACGGCAAGAACGTCAAGCCGAAAGGTGCCGGCTGA
- the hslO gene encoding Hsp33 family molecular chaperone HslO, with protein MSDQLQKFMFSTAPVRGEIVSLRNTWQEVLTRRSYPAPVQTVLGEMMAACALLCANLKFDGTLIMQIFGDGPVKMLVVQCNSELSMRATARYGDASANAIGEEASLVDLVNIGGNGRCVITLDPHNKVPGQQPYQGIVPLNGEDGPLQSIAAVLEHYMHHSEQLDTRLWLAANTERAVGMLLQKLPGDGGIVPHPGELDADTWERVCTLGNTLSQDELLKEEPQTVFRRLFWQENVRHFDPAPARFECSCSREKVGAMLKMLGRPEVDSVIEERGHVEIHCDFCNQRYEFDPVDVAQLFVASGLSEGVAPATGQRH; from the coding sequence GTGAGCGATCAGTTGCAGAAATTCATGTTCAGTACGGCCCCGGTGCGCGGCGAGATCGTCTCGCTGCGCAATACGTGGCAGGAAGTGCTGACGCGCCGTTCCTACCCCGCGCCTGTGCAGACCGTGCTCGGCGAAATGATGGCCGCGTGCGCGCTGCTGTGCGCGAACCTCAAGTTCGACGGCACGCTGATCATGCAGATTTTCGGCGACGGCCCCGTCAAGATGCTGGTCGTGCAGTGCAATTCGGAACTGTCGATGCGCGCCACGGCGCGCTACGGCGACGCCTCGGCGAACGCGATCGGCGAGGAGGCAAGCCTCGTCGATCTCGTGAACATCGGCGGCAACGGCCGTTGCGTGATCACGCTGGATCCGCACAACAAGGTGCCGGGACAGCAGCCGTATCAGGGCATCGTGCCGCTCAACGGCGAAGACGGTCCGTTGCAGTCCATCGCGGCCGTGCTCGAGCACTACATGCATCACTCCGAGCAACTGGACACGCGTCTGTGGCTCGCCGCGAACACCGAACGCGCGGTGGGCATGCTGCTGCAGAAACTGCCTGGCGACGGCGGGATCGTGCCGCACCCCGGCGAACTCGACGCCGATACGTGGGAACGCGTGTGTACGCTCGGCAATACGCTCTCGCAGGACGAACTGCTGAAGGAAGAACCGCAGACAGTGTTCCGCCGGCTCTTCTGGCAAGAGAACGTGCGCCATTTCGATCCGGCGCCGGCGCGCTTCGAGTGCTCGTGCTCGCGCGAAAAAGTGGGCGCCATGCTGAAGATGCTAGGCCGTCCCGAAGTGGATAGCGTGATCGAGGAACGCGGGCACGTCGAAATTCATTGCGACTTCTGTAACCAGCGGTATGAATTCGACCCGGTGGACGTCGCGCAACTTTTCGTCGCGAGCGGCCTCTCAGAAGGAGTCGCGCCCGCAACCGGACAGCGGCACTGA
- a CDS encoding gamma carbonic anhydrase family protein, with protein MAIYKLGDAAPTIHESVFVADTATVIGKVTLDENSSVWFGAAIRGDNEPITIGRGSNVQEGAVLHTDPGYPLSIEAGVTVGHQAMLHGCTIKEGALIGIQAVVLNGAVIGRNCLVGAGAVVTEGKVFPDNSLILGAPAKVVRELTEEDVAKLRRNAENYAERRAWFKANLVRIG; from the coding sequence GTGGCAATCTACAAGCTTGGCGACGCCGCCCCGACCATCCACGAAAGCGTGTTCGTCGCGGACACGGCGACCGTCATCGGCAAGGTCACGCTGGACGAAAATTCGAGCGTCTGGTTCGGCGCGGCCATCCGCGGCGACAACGAGCCGATCACGATCGGCCGCGGCAGCAACGTTCAGGAAGGCGCCGTGCTGCATACCGATCCCGGCTATCCGCTGTCGATCGAAGCCGGCGTGACGGTCGGCCACCAGGCCATGCTGCACGGCTGCACGATCAAGGAAGGCGCGCTGATCGGTATTCAGGCGGTGGTCTTGAATGGCGCGGTGATCGGCCGCAACTGTCTGGTTGGCGCCGGAGCCGTGGTGACGGAAGGCAAGGTGTTCCCCGACAACTCGCTCATCCTCGGCGCTCCCGCCAAGGTCGTGCGCGAGCTGACGGAGGAGGACGTCGCGAAGCTGCGCCGCAACGCAGAAAACTATGCAGAACGCCGCGCCTGGTTCAAGGCGAATCTCGTGCGGATCGGCTAA